In Streptomyces sp. 840.1, one DNA window encodes the following:
- a CDS encoding S8 family serine peptidase, with translation MRAMPRARVRLRRHPRASAVAATLLMTVIPAALGVVGVVPAAPASADSVGLPVVRSVLAEDDTCAVASGKKAQAEPWTMGVLGASRARPLSQGAGTTVAVVDTGVATAAPALSGRVSALGAAGEDCVGHGTFAAGLIAAKPGGDGGPAGLAPKARILAVRGTDERGVTTAARVAEAIRQAADEGVSVIYVAVALDGGKAQLTDAVAYASGKDALVVAPAAPDALPRNTEPAPWYWPAAAPGALSVTDYGPDGGRPTNAPVVSGVDLAAPGDVVVSIGPKGSGHFIGSGASFAAAHVAGAAAQVRARYPELKAAQVSRRLTGAAYPATPPRLDPYAALTAVLTEAKGAAPKQQRAVLPPPPPTQPRTRALVIAGVGGGLVLLVAAGAVIIPRGRARNWRPAGS, from the coding sequence ATGCGCGCCATGCCCCGTGCCCGAGTTCGCCTCCGCCGTCACCCCCGCGCATCGGCCGTGGCCGCCACCTTGCTGATGACCGTGATCCCGGCCGCGCTGGGCGTCGTCGGTGTCGTGCCGGCCGCGCCCGCGTCGGCCGACTCCGTGGGGCTGCCCGTCGTGCGGTCCGTCCTGGCGGAGGACGACACCTGCGCCGTCGCCTCCGGCAAGAAGGCCCAGGCCGAGCCCTGGACGATGGGAGTCCTGGGCGCTTCCCGCGCCCGGCCGCTCTCCCAGGGCGCGGGGACGACGGTCGCGGTCGTGGACACGGGCGTCGCCACGGCGGCGCCCGCGCTGTCGGGACGGGTGAGCGCGCTGGGTGCGGCCGGTGAGGACTGCGTCGGGCACGGCACCTTCGCGGCCGGTCTGATCGCGGCGAAGCCCGGCGGGGACGGCGGCCCGGCGGGGCTGGCGCCCAAGGCCCGGATCCTGGCCGTGCGGGGCACGGACGAGCGTGGCGTCACGACGGCCGCCCGGGTCGCCGAGGCGATACGCCAAGCCGCGGACGAAGGGGTCTCCGTCATCTACGTGGCCGTGGCCCTGGACGGCGGCAAGGCGCAGCTGACGGACGCCGTCGCGTACGCGAGCGGCAAGGACGCGCTGGTGGTGGCCCCGGCGGCGCCGGACGCGCTGCCGAGGAACACGGAGCCGGCGCCCTGGTACTGGCCGGCGGCGGCGCCCGGCGCGCTGTCCGTGACGGACTACGGCCCGGACGGGGGGCGGCCCACCAACGCGCCGGTGGTGAGCGGGGTGGACCTGGCCGCGCCCGGTGACGTGGTGGTGAGCATCGGGCCGAAGGGCTCGGGCCATTTCATCGGCTCGGGCGCCTCGTTCGCCGCCGCGCACGTCGCGGGCGCGGCGGCGCAGGTGCGCGCCCGCTACCCGGAGCTGAAGGCCGCCCAGGTCTCGCGCCGGCTGACCGGGGCGGCCTACCCGGCGACGCCGCCCCGGCTCGACCCGTACGCCGCGCTGACGGCCGTACTGACCGAGGCCAAGGGCGCGGCGCCCAAGCAGCAGCGGGCGGTGCTCCCGCCCCCGCCGCCGACCCAGCCCCGCACCCGGGCCCTGGTCATCGCGGGTGTGGGCGGCGGTCTGGTGCTGCTGGTGGCGGCCGGTGCGGTGATCATCCCGCGCGGCCGGGCCCGGAACTGGCGGCCGGCGGGCAGCTGA
- a CDS encoding right-handed parallel beta-helix repeat-containing protein, translating into MSRQLLRVGSEQPDGFRTIGDALDKARTGAVIRVHPGRYPENLVVRTRVTIVADGDPGSVEICPRRGTAVVLVADAVMLTDLTLRGGSDDLPVVDVPRGQVAMDGCTVIGAGWTAVLAREEGSLAMRDCRVSNPKGAGVVDSAPTGSVIAGCLIENLGTSGVVIGAEARTTVRDCRIRDARANGVLTSDEAQGVVEDCDISGTDKPSIALEGRSGTRVLRTSVHDTSVGVYITSSARPILEHVAVSGTSGPGIMLAASADPEFLNCRTARTGGSGLAVTERSRGTFQDCEFDSAAAPAIRVINSSAPTLTGCAVRDCADTSGAVLLEEDSSAEFDDLLVADAAGAGIRILTGANPLLRRARVTSPGGHGVEVAEDGRGRLEHCEIDRAGGSAVRIASGGNPEIRDTVMRAATDTTVSVGSEGLGALRDCRIESAVAGGITVDSGGELTVVRAHITDCGAHGVMLSNGSRATLTSSQVIGSVGDGIRIDSAEAITVTGCTVRDNRGAGLKQTRVNERLTVEDLNSAGNVAPDAWGDTLPPDAASGGPGEPAKGPRGPLEELESLVGLAEVKSQVRTLVNLTQLNERRAQLGMPVPQMSRHLVFSGPPGTGKTTVARLYGGILADLGVLRSGHLVEVSRADLVAQVIGGTAIKTTEAFNEAIGGVLFIDEAYTLLSDSKGSGADFGREAVDTLLKLMEDHRDEVAVIAAGYTGEMAAFLSSNPGLASRFTRTIEFANYEVGELVTITENMCAAHRYALDPRTLDTLASHYERMPRDASFGNGRAARRVFEEMVDRQALRLSSMKNPAESDLTLLLPDDVGPDAGTPADTGPGSEELLGRLHAMIGLTAVKNEVTALVNLLSATRQRRAAGLPTPKISQHLIFSGPPGTGKTTIARLYADLLRSLGVLPKGQLVEVARADLVGRYVGHTAQLTKEAFESALGGVLFIDEAYTLTPEGATSDFGREAVDTLLKLMEDHRDEVVVIAAGYTREMRRFLDSNTGLASRFSRTVEFENYSTDELLEILSKQATGYGYDCDPEALTALRGYMDGLTRDQSFGNARTARQILETMMTRQAGRIGAMPAPDLDDLRLLLPEDLPPETAGTLR; encoded by the coding sequence GTGTCACGGCAGTTGCTCAGGGTCGGGTCGGAACAGCCGGACGGCTTCCGGACGATCGGTGATGCCCTGGACAAGGCGCGCACGGGTGCGGTGATCCGGGTCCACCCCGGCCGCTACCCGGAGAACCTCGTCGTCAGGACGCGGGTCACCATCGTCGCCGACGGCGATCCGGGCAGCGTCGAGATCTGCCCGCGCCGGGGCACCGCCGTGGTCCTCGTCGCCGACGCCGTCATGCTCACCGACCTGACCCTGCGCGGCGGGAGCGACGACCTGCCGGTGGTCGACGTGCCGCGCGGCCAGGTCGCGATGGACGGCTGCACGGTCATCGGCGCCGGCTGGACGGCCGTGCTGGCCCGCGAGGAGGGCTCGCTCGCGATGCGCGACTGCCGGGTCAGCAACCCGAAGGGCGCCGGGGTCGTGGACTCCGCGCCCACGGGCAGCGTCATCGCCGGCTGCCTCATCGAGAACCTCGGCACCTCCGGCGTCGTCATCGGCGCCGAGGCGCGAACGACCGTACGGGACTGCCGGATCCGCGACGCCCGCGCCAACGGCGTGCTGACCTCCGACGAGGCGCAGGGCGTGGTGGAGGACTGCGACATCTCCGGCACGGACAAGCCGTCCATCGCGCTGGAGGGCCGCAGCGGCACCAGGGTCCTTCGCACCTCGGTGCACGACACCTCCGTCGGCGTCTACATCACCAGCTCCGCCCGTCCGATCCTGGAGCACGTCGCCGTGTCCGGCACCTCGGGCCCCGGCATCATGCTGGCCGCGAGCGCCGACCCCGAGTTCCTGAACTGCCGCACCGCACGCACCGGCGGCAGCGGACTCGCCGTCACCGAGCGTTCCCGGGGCACCTTCCAGGACTGCGAGTTCGACTCCGCGGCCGCTCCCGCGATCCGGGTGATCAATTCCAGCGCGCCCACCCTGACCGGCTGCGCGGTACGCGACTGCGCGGACACGAGCGGCGCCGTGCTGCTGGAGGAGGATTCCTCCGCGGAGTTCGACGACCTGCTGGTCGCGGACGCGGCCGGGGCCGGCATCCGGATACTCACCGGCGCCAACCCGCTGCTGCGCCGCGCCCGGGTCACCTCGCCGGGCGGCCACGGCGTCGAGGTCGCCGAGGACGGGCGCGGCCGGCTGGAGCACTGCGAGATCGACCGGGCGGGCGGCTCCGCGGTACGGATCGCCTCCGGCGGCAACCCCGAGATACGCGACACCGTCATGCGGGCGGCGACCGACACCACCGTGTCCGTCGGCTCGGAGGGCCTGGGCGCCCTGCGGGACTGCCGGATCGAGTCCGCCGTGGCCGGCGGCATCACGGTGGACTCGGGCGGTGAACTCACCGTGGTGCGCGCGCACATCACCGACTGCGGCGCCCACGGCGTCATGCTCTCCAACGGCTCCCGCGCCACGCTCACCTCCTCCCAGGTCATCGGCAGCGTCGGCGACGGCATCCGGATCGACAGCGCCGAGGCGATCACCGTCACCGGCTGCACCGTCCGCGACAACCGGGGCGCGGGTCTCAAGCAGACCCGGGTGAACGAGCGGCTCACGGTGGAGGACCTCAACAGCGCCGGCAACGTGGCCCCGGACGCCTGGGGCGACACCCTCCCGCCGGACGCCGCGAGCGGTGGGCCCGGCGAGCCGGCCAAGGGGCCCAGGGGCCCGCTGGAGGAGCTGGAGTCGCTGGTCGGCCTCGCCGAGGTCAAGAGCCAGGTGCGGACGCTCGTCAACCTCACCCAGCTCAACGAGCGCCGCGCCCAACTGGGCATGCCCGTTCCGCAGATGAGCCGCCACCTGGTCTTCTCCGGCCCGCCCGGCACCGGCAAGACGACGGTGGCCCGGCTGTACGGCGGCATCCTGGCGGATCTGGGCGTACTGCGCTCCGGTCACCTGGTGGAGGTCTCCCGGGCCGACCTGGTCGCGCAGGTCATCGGCGGTACGGCCATCAAGACGACCGAGGCGTTCAACGAGGCCATCGGCGGCGTCCTGTTCATCGACGAGGCGTACACGCTGCTCTCCGACAGCAAGGGCTCCGGCGCCGACTTCGGCCGGGAGGCCGTGGACACGCTGCTGAAGCTGATGGAGGACCACCGCGACGAGGTGGCCGTCATCGCCGCCGGCTACACGGGCGAGATGGCCGCCTTCCTCTCCTCCAACCCGGGACTGGCCTCCCGCTTCACCCGCACCATCGAGTTCGCCAACTACGAGGTCGGCGAACTGGTGACGATCACCGAGAACATGTGCGCGGCCCACCGCTACGCGCTGGACCCGCGGACCCTGGACACCCTCGCCTCGCACTACGAGCGGATGCCGCGCGACGCCTCGTTCGGCAACGGCCGCGCCGCGCGCCGCGTGTTCGAGGAGATGGTGGACCGGCAGGCGCTGCGGCTGAGCTCCATGAAGAACCCGGCGGAGAGCGACCTGACCCTCCTGCTGCCCGACGACGTGGGGCCGGACGCCGGAACCCCGGCGGACACCGGCCCCGGCTCCGAGGAACTGCTCGGCCGGCTCCACGCCATGATCGGTCTGACGGCGGTCAAGAACGAGGTGACCGCCCTGGTCAACCTGCTCAGTGCGACCAGGCAGCGGCGGGCCGCCGGACTGCCCACGCCGAAGATCAGCCAGCACCTCATCTTCTCCGGCCCGCCCGGCACCGGTAAGACCACGATCGCCCGGCTCTACGCCGACCTGCTGCGCTCCCTGGGCGTCCTGCCCAAGGGCCAGCTCGTCGAGGTGGCCCGCGCCGACCTGGTGGGCCGCTACGTCGGGCACACGGCCCAGCTCACCAAGGAGGCGTTCGAGAGCGCGCTGGGCGGTGTGCTGTTCATCGACGAGGCGTACACGCTCACCCCGGAGGGCGCGACCTCCGACTTCGGCCGGGAGGCCGTCGACACGCTGCTGAAGCTGATGGAGGACCACCGCGACGAGGTCGTCGTCATCGCCGCCGGCTACACGCGCGAGATGCGCCGCTTCCTCGACTCGAACACGGGTCTGGCCTCGCGGTTCTCGCGGACGGTGGAGTTCGAGAACTACTCCACGGACGAGCTGCTGGAGATCCTGTCCAAGCAGGCCACCGGCTACGGCTACGACTGCGACCCGGAGGCGCTCACCGCGCTGCGCGGCTACATGGACGGCCTGACCCGCGACCAGTCCTTCGGCAACGCGCGCACGGCCCGGCAGATCCTGGAGACGATGATGACCCGGCAGGCCGGCCGGATCGGCGCGATGCCCGCGCCGGACCTGGACGACCTGCGGCTGCTGCTCCCGGAGGACCTGCCGCCGGAGACCGCCGGCACGCTGCGCTGA
- a CDS encoding Dabb family protein has translation MIRHLVLFKLNDGVERDDPRVVAGARAFQELAGKVPGLEFWECAWNITDRPIAYDFAINSAVADEAALKSYIEHPAHQAAAGQWREFATWVIADYPF, from the coding sequence ATGATCCGCCATCTGGTCCTGTTCAAGCTGAACGACGGCGTCGAGCGGGACGACCCCCGGGTCGTCGCGGGGGCCAGGGCCTTCCAGGAGCTGGCGGGCAAGGTCCCCGGCCTCGAGTTCTGGGAGTGCGCCTGGAACATCACCGACCGGCCGATCGCGTACGACTTCGCGATCAACTCCGCCGTCGCCGACGAGGCCGCGCTGAAGAGCTACATCGAGCATCCGGCCCACCAGGCGGCCGCCGGTCAGTGGCGCGAATTCGCCACCTGGGTGATCGCCGACTACCCGTTCTGA
- a CDS encoding RNA polymerase sigma factor SigF codes for MQQSPQPSAQQAVQTIETETPDDTVTPARTRGADTRALTQVLFGQLKGLEPGTAEHGRVRTALIEANLPLVRYAAARFRSRNEPMEDVVQVGTIGLINAIDRFDPERGVQFPTFAMPTVVGEIKRYFRDNVRTVHVPRRLHELWVQVTGATEDLTTAHGRSPTTAEIAARLKISEDEVLACIEAGRSYHATSLEAAQEGDGLPGLLDRLGYEDPALAGVEHRDLVRHLLVQLPEREQRILLLRYYSNLTQSQISAELGVSQMHVSRLLARSFARLRSANRIEA; via the coding sequence GTGCAGCAATCACCGCAGCCGTCGGCGCAGCAGGCGGTGCAGACGATCGAGACCGAGACGCCCGACGACACCGTCACCCCCGCCAGGACCAGGGGCGCGGACACCAGGGCGCTCACCCAGGTGCTCTTCGGGCAGCTCAAGGGGCTGGAGCCGGGCACCGCGGAGCACGGCCGGGTCCGGACGGCACTGATCGAGGCGAACCTCCCCCTCGTGCGCTACGCGGCGGCCCGGTTCCGCAGCCGCAACGAGCCGATGGAGGACGTCGTCCAGGTCGGCACGATCGGCCTGATCAACGCCATCGACCGGTTCGACCCCGAACGGGGTGTCCAGTTCCCCACCTTCGCCATGCCCACCGTGGTCGGCGAGATCAAGCGGTACTTCCGGGACAACGTGCGCACCGTCCACGTACCGCGCCGGCTGCACGAGCTCTGGGTCCAGGTCACCGGCGCCACCGAGGACCTGACGACCGCCCACGGCCGCTCGCCCACCACTGCGGAGATCGCCGCCCGGCTGAAGATCTCCGAGGACGAGGTGCTGGCCTGCATCGAGGCCGGGCGCTCGTACCACGCGACCTCGCTGGAGGCCGCCCAGGAGGGTGACGGGCTGCCCGGACTGCTCGACCGGCTCGGCTACGAGGACCCCGCCCTGGCCGGTGTCGAGCACCGCGACCTGGTCCGTCACCTGCTCGTGCAGCTGCCCGAACGCGAGCAGCGGATCCTGCTGCTGCGCTACTACAGCAATCTGACGCAGTCCCAGATCAGCGCGGAACTGGGTGTGTCGCAGATGCATGTGTCAAGGCTTCTTGCCAGAAGTTTCGCCCGACTTCGATCCGCAAACAGGATCGAGGCGTAA
- a CDS encoding RNA polymerase sigma factor SigF — MSAEQGSSKVLTLTKSAPAPVVLTSSSEAIDTRTLSRSLFVRLAALGPAPGPDGTDSPERAYVRDTLIELNLPLVRYAAARFRSRNEPMEDIVQVGTIGLIKAIDRFDCERGVEFPTFAMPTVVGEIKRFFRDTSWSVRVPRRLQELRLALTKTSDELAQKLDRSPTVPELAKALGVSEEDVVDGLAVGNAYTASSLDSPSPEDDGGEGSLADRLGYEDSALEGVEYRESLKPLLAKLPPRERQIIMLRFFANMTQSQIGEEVGISQMHVSRLLTRTLAQLREGLIAD; from the coding sequence ATGTCCGCAGAACAGGGCAGCTCGAAGGTGCTCACGCTCACCAAGAGCGCACCCGCACCCGTTGTGCTCACCAGCTCGTCGGAAGCCATCGACACCCGCACGCTGTCCCGCTCGCTGTTCGTGCGGCTCGCCGCACTCGGCCCCGCACCGGGGCCCGATGGAACGGACAGCCCGGAGCGGGCCTATGTGCGGGACACACTCATCGAGCTCAACCTGCCGCTGGTGCGTTACGCCGCGGCGCGGTTCCGCAGCCGCAACGAACCCATGGAGGACATCGTCCAGGTCGGCACGATCGGCCTGATCAAGGCGATCGACCGGTTCGACTGTGAACGCGGCGTGGAGTTCCCGACGTTCGCCATGCCCACGGTCGTGGGTGAGATCAAACGCTTCTTCCGCGATACCTCGTGGTCGGTACGGGTGCCCCGCCGGCTCCAGGAGCTGCGGCTCGCCCTCACCAAGACCAGCGACGAGCTCGCCCAGAAGCTCGACCGCTCGCCGACCGTTCCGGAGCTGGCCAAGGCGCTCGGGGTCTCCGAGGAGGACGTCGTCGACGGCCTCGCCGTGGGCAACGCCTACACCGCCTCCTCGCTGGACTCCCCCTCGCCCGAGGACGACGGCGGCGAGGGCTCGCTGGCCGACCGGCTGGGGTACGAGGACTCGGCCCTGGAGGGCGTCGAGTACCGCGAGTCCCTGAAGCCGCTGCTGGCCAAACTCCCGCCCCGGGAGCGGCAGATCATCATGCTGCGGTTCTTCGCCAACATGACCCAGTCGCAGATCGGCGAAGAGGTCGGCATCTCGCAGATGCACGTCTCGCGCCTGCTGACCCGGACGCTCGCCCAGCTCAGGGAGGGGCTCATCGCCGACTGA
- a CDS encoding MarR family winged helix-turn-helix transcriptional regulator — translation MAARSQYEELARQLSAIGAVKRGLARTLPAECPAGSAAVLALLSRHGEMRISSLAELLDVDMSVTSRHVAHVAERGWIERSPDPADKRSRILRLTPAGVGVLSDLNCRTTEMFAHHLQDWSDEEVGQLNSLLARLRDSFSCRGSGGCAPGRHSGDCRSRPADNNDGSYTRTPV, via the coding sequence GTGGCCGCACGGAGTCAGTACGAAGAACTGGCCCGGCAGCTGAGCGCCATCGGCGCCGTGAAACGAGGACTCGCACGCACCCTGCCGGCCGAGTGTCCTGCGGGCTCAGCGGCCGTACTGGCTCTGCTGAGCCGGCACGGCGAGATGCGGATCAGCAGTCTGGCCGAACTGCTCGACGTCGACATGTCGGTCACCAGCCGACATGTCGCCCATGTAGCGGAGCGCGGCTGGATCGAACGGTCCCCCGACCCGGCGGACAAGCGTTCCCGGATCCTGCGGCTGACCCCTGCGGGCGTGGGCGTGCTCTCCGACCTGAACTGCCGGACCACCGAAATGTTCGCCCACCACCTCCAGGATTGGTCCGACGAAGAGGTCGGGCAGCTCAACTCCTTGTTGGCCCGGCTGCGCGACAGCTTCTCCTGTCGCGGTTCCGGCGGGTGCGCCCCCGGAAGGCACAGCGGCGACTGCCGCTCCCGGCCGGCCGACAACAACGACGGCTCGTACACCCGTACACCCGTGTAA
- a CDS encoding MFS transporter — MATTTPTGVRGGHAKHGGHDSSDGTPMTHRQIMEALTGLLLGMFVAILSSTVVSNALPEIISDLGGSQSSYTWVVTASLLAMTATTPLWGKLSDLFSKKLLVQIALIIYVLGSVVAGLSTSSGMLIACRVVQGIGVGGLSALAQIVMAAMIAPRERGRYSGYLGAVFAVATVGGPLLGGVITDTSWMGWRWCFYVGVPFAVIALIVLQKTLKLPVVKREVKVDWTGAFFISAAVSLLLLWVTFAGDKYDWMSWQTGAMLVGSLVLVLLFIFTESRASEPIIPLRLFRNRTITLASVASLFVGIGMFAGTVFFSQYFQLARGKSPTMSGVMTIPMITGLFLSSTISGQIITKTGRWKIWLVSGGFLLTAGLGLLGTIRYDTTYWHIAIFMFVMGLGIGMMMQNLVLATQNQVDPKDLGSASSVVTFFRSLGGAIGVSALGAVLANRVTHYVKDGLSDLGPQGASMGTGGGGIPDLDKLPAPLRTVVEAAYGHGVGDVFLYAAPAALLAFLVTIFIKEVALRTNAGNDAPAPAEAAPVEAVPAQAAAPVDAAALADATSGTTALVSEGTAGVTSVDTHQDAPVATLQGTAVRGVVRGAEGAPVGHAAVTLISLGGRQLGISAAQADGSYGLAAPGAGSYVLIASADGFQPQASTVVVGEEPLSYDILLAGTSGLAGTVRAAEGGAPVEGAMIIVTDVRGDVLATGKSGEAGEFAFGELVPGSVTVAVNAAGFRPMALPVEVGGQGVTRVDAALRAGALVQGVVRAGSGRRPLPDARVTLIDAAGNVIANSTTGEDGAYAFTDLDAGEYSVIATGYPPVAGALTVAGRGVDGHDIELAHPGE; from the coding sequence ATGGCTACGACCACACCAACCGGTGTGCGGGGCGGCCACGCCAAGCACGGAGGGCACGACTCCTCCGACGGCACGCCGATGACACACCGGCAGATCATGGAAGCACTCACCGGGCTGCTGCTCGGTATGTTCGTCGCGATTCTGTCGTCCACCGTCGTCTCCAACGCCCTGCCGGAGATCATCTCCGACCTCGGCGGCAGCCAGAGCTCGTACACCTGGGTCGTCACGGCCTCGCTGCTGGCCATGACGGCGACCACCCCCCTGTGGGGCAAGCTCTCCGACCTGTTCAGCAAGAAGCTGCTGGTCCAGATAGCCCTGATCATCTACGTCCTGGGCTCGGTCGTCGCCGGTCTCTCGACCAGCAGCGGCATGCTCATCGCCTGCCGTGTGGTGCAGGGCATCGGCGTCGGCGGTCTCTCCGCCCTCGCCCAGATCGTGATGGCCGCGATGATCGCCCCGCGCGAGCGCGGTCGCTACAGCGGCTACCTCGGCGCGGTCTTCGCCGTCGCCACCGTCGGCGGCCCGCTGCTCGGCGGTGTCATCACCGACACCAGCTGGATGGGCTGGCGCTGGTGCTTCTACGTCGGCGTGCCGTTCGCGGTCATCGCCCTCATCGTGCTCCAGAAGACCCTGAAGCTCCCGGTCGTCAAGCGCGAGGTCAAGGTCGACTGGACCGGCGCCTTCTTCATCAGCGCCGCGGTCTCGCTGCTGCTCCTCTGGGTGACCTTCGCGGGCGACAAGTACGACTGGATGTCCTGGCAGACCGGCGCCATGCTGGTCGGCTCCCTGGTTCTGGTCCTGCTCTTCATCTTCACCGAGTCCCGGGCCAGTGAGCCGATCATCCCGCTGCGGCTCTTCCGCAACCGCACCATCACGCTGGCCTCGGTGGCCTCGCTGTTCGTCGGTATCGGGATGTTCGCGGGCACCGTCTTCTTCAGCCAGTACTTCCAGCTGGCGCGCGGCAAGTCGCCGACGATGTCCGGTGTGATGACGATCCCGATGATCACGGGTCTGTTCCTCTCCTCCACCATCTCGGGCCAGATCATCACCAAGACGGGCCGCTGGAAGATCTGGCTGGTCAGCGGTGGCTTCCTGCTCACCGCGGGGCTCGGCCTGCTCGGCACCATCCGGTACGACACCACGTACTGGCACATCGCGATCTTCATGTTCGTGATGGGTCTCGGCATCGGCATGATGATGCAGAACCTGGTGCTCGCCACGCAGAACCAGGTCGACCCCAAGGACCTCGGTTCGGCCAGCTCCGTCGTCACCTTCTTCCGTTCCCTCGGTGGTGCCATCGGTGTCTCGGCACTGGGCGCCGTCCTGGCGAACCGTGTCACCCACTACGTCAAGGACGGCCTGAGCGACCTCGGTCCCCAGGGCGCGTCCATGGGCACCGGCGGCGGGGGCATCCCCGACCTGGACAAGCTGCCCGCGCCGCTGCGTACGGTCGTCGAGGCGGCCTACGGACACGGCGTCGGTGACGTCTTCCTTTACGCGGCCCCGGCCGCACTGCTCGCCTTCCTCGTCACGATCTTCATCAAGGAGGTTGCGCTGCGGACGAACGCGGGGAACGACGCCCCGGCCCCGGCCGAGGCAGCACCCGTCGAGGCCGTCCCGGCACAGGCAGCGGCCCCGGTCGACGCGGCGGCCCTCGCCGACGCCACGTCCGGTACCACCGCGCTGGTCTCCGAGGGAACGGCCGGGGTCACCTCGGTCGACACCCACCAGGACGCTCCGGTGGCGACGCTGCAGGGCACCGCGGTACGCGGTGTGGTGCGCGGCGCCGAGGGCGCGCCCGTCGGGCACGCCGCCGTCACGCTGATCTCGCTGGGCGGCCGGCAGCTGGGCATCTCGGCCGCGCAGGCCGACGGCAGCTACGGCCTGGCCGCCCCGGGCGCCGGCTCGTACGTGCTGATCGCCTCCGCCGACGGCTTCCAGCCGCAGGCGTCCACCGTGGTGGTCGGCGAGGAGCCGCTCAGCTACGACATCCTGCTCGCGGGTACGAGCGGGCTGGCCGGAACCGTGCGGGCCGCCGAGGGCGGTGCGCCGGTCGAGGGCGCCATGATCATCGTGACCGATGTCCGCGGCGACGTGCTGGCCACCGGCAAGTCCGGCGAGGCGGGCGAGTTCGCCTTCGGTGAGCTGGTCCCCGGTTCGGTGACCGTCGCGGTCAACGCGGCCGGCTTCCGCCCGATGGCCCTGCCCGTCGAGGTCGGCGGCCAGGGTGTCACCCGGGTCGACGCCGCACTGCGGGCCGGCGCGCTGGTCCAGGGCGTTGTGCGGGCCGGCTCCGGCCGGCGGCCGCTGCCGGACGCGCGTGTCACGCTGATCGACGCGGCGGGCAACGTCATCGCCAACTCGACGACCGGGGAGGACGGGGCGTACGCCTTCACCGACCTGGACGCGGGCGAGTACTCGGTCATCGCGACCGGCTACCCGCCGGTGGCGGGCGCCCTGACCGTGGCCGGTCGCGGGGTCGACGGCCACGACATCGAGCTCGCCCACCCCGGCGAGTAA
- a CDS encoding YceI family protein: MGLRAQVRTRDGWAVQHAVVTVTDMTGTQVLRAAADEDGAVRADARLPAGAYTVIVTAVGYAPAASTALVTASGRVEAGTVVLARQGGVELPPPGVWSLDPAHSSVGAVAQHLGISSVHGRFTDFGGRIEIAEDVQRSRVDAVISAPSIDTGNGMRDKHLRSPDFLDTDRFPEITYRSSGLTPAGPDRWTVHGELTLHGVARSVDLDLSYLGTGPDPWGGVRAAFRATAELRREDFAMNYNQVIQAGISAIGTTLRVELDIQAVQGDSVPTA, from the coding sequence ATGGGACTTCGCGCACAGGTACGGACGCGGGACGGCTGGGCCGTCCAGCACGCGGTCGTGACGGTCACCGACATGACCGGTACGCAGGTGCTGCGGGCCGCCGCCGACGAGGACGGGGCCGTACGGGCCGACGCCCGGCTGCCCGCCGGCGCCTACACGGTCATCGTCACCGCGGTCGGGTACGCCCCCGCCGCATCCACCGCCCTCGTCACGGCGAGCGGCCGGGTCGAGGCCGGCACGGTGGTACTGGCCCGCCAGGGTGGTGTGGAGCTGCCGCCGCCGGGCGTCTGGTCGCTGGACCCGGCGCACTCCTCGGTGGGCGCGGTCGCCCAGCACCTGGGCATCTCCAGCGTGCACGGCCGGTTCACCGACTTCGGCGGCCGGATCGAGATCGCCGAGGACGTGCAGCGCTCCCGGGTGGACGCGGTCATCAGCGCGCCCAGTATCGACACCGGCAACGGCATGCGGGACAAGCACCTGCGGTCCCCGGACTTCCTCGACACGGACCGCTTCCCGGAGATCACCTACCGCTCCAGCGGGCTGACCCCGGCCGGACCCGACCGGTGGACCGTGCACGGCGAGCTCACACTGCACGGCGTCGCGCGCTCCGTCGACCTCGACCTGAGCTACCTCGGCACCGGCCCCGACCCGTGGGGCGGCGTGCGCGCGGCCTTCCGGGCCACGGCCGAGCTGCGCCGCGAGGACTTCGCCATGAACTACAACCAGGTGATCCAGGCGGGCATCTCCGCGATCGGCACGACCCTGCGCGTGGAGCTCGACATCCAGGCCGTGCAGGGCGATTCCGTTCCGACGGCCTGA
- a CDS encoding PPOX class F420-dependent oxidoreductase: MASNIATNTAVELDELLAFVRPRHRAILLTTRSDGRPQGSPLTCGVDDAGRIVVSTYPERAKTRNAKRDERVSLIVLSDEWNGPWVQIDGSAEVIDSPDSVEPLVEYFRNISGEHPDWDEYRAAMLKQGKSIIRITPERWSPVATGGFPAHLASGG, from the coding sequence ATGGCATCCAACATCGCGACCAACACCGCCGTGGAACTCGATGAACTGCTGGCGTTCGTACGGCCCCGGCACCGGGCGATCCTGCTGACCACCCGGTCCGACGGCCGCCCCCAGGGCTCCCCGCTCACCTGCGGCGTCGACGACGCCGGCCGGATCGTCGTCTCGACGTACCCCGAACGGGCCAAGACCCGCAACGCCAAGCGGGACGAGCGGGTCAGCCTGATCGTGCTGTCCGACGAGTGGAACGGGCCCTGGGTACAGATCGACGGCTCGGCCGAGGTGATCGACTCACCGGATTCGGTCGAGCCGCTCGTCGAGTACTTCCGCAACATCTCGGGCGAGCACCCCGACTGGGACGAGTACCGGGCGGCGATGCTCAAGCAGGGCAAGTCCATCATCAGGATCACCCCCGAGCGCTGGAGCCCGGTGGCGACGGGCGGCTTCCCGGCCCACCTGGCATCCGGTGGCTGA